The window AAAACTGGCCAAAAATAATTCTTTGCTTCCGTTGAATCGAACGTGGGTATTTCACGCGGAAAACGTACACGATTTTGCATGGTGTGCCGATCCGGATTATTTATATGAACAAGCGGAATGGAAGGGAAAGCGAATCCATTTTTTATATTTACCGGACGTCAAAGAGCAATGGAAGGAAATGAAATCCTGGACGACGACGATGATGCAATACATGTCGGATCACGTCGGATTGTACCCGTATGATGATTTTACAGTTGCTCAGGCCGGTGACGGCGGAATGGAATATCCATCAATCGTATTTATTACCGGTCGGCGTGGGCGTTTCAGCCTTGCCAGCGTGACGGCCCATGAAGTGGCACATAATTGGTTTTATGCGGCGCTTGCGAATGATGAAACGCGTGAAGCATGGCTCGATGAAGGAATGACATCTTATTATACTACGCGGTTAATGGAACATCTTTTCGGGCGGTTTGCGAATATTGAATACGATTCGCCTTTTCGGCAAAAATATTTTCCCAAACAGGATGCGCGTATCAATACATTTATTGGTTATCAATGGTGGGCAAAACAGGGATTCGAACAAAAAATACTGACGCCTTCGGACCAATTTACGGATGATCAGTCGTATCTTTATTCTGCGTATTATAAAGGCGAGATCGTCATGTTTGCACTGGGATATTATTTCGGAAGTGAACGATTCGATACATTGATGCATCAGTACTTTCAGAATTGGAAATTGCATCACGTTTCAACTCAGGGTTTTAAGGTTTTCCTTGAACAGGTTACCGGCGCTGATCTGGACCGATTTTTCGAAGATTGGGTCGGTACGACTAAGTTTTGCGATTATTCCATCGAAGGGTATTCTGAAAAATGGACCAGGGACAGTACCGGGCAATACAATGACATCAAAATCAATTTGGAAAAACGGGGCAATATCGCGATGCCATTGGATGTCTACGTGAAGTTGAAAAACGGCGAATGGAACGGCTTTCGTATTCCTACAGATAACAGCGATCCCGATATTGAAGGGTTGGAACGGCGTCCGGTGTGGTTTCCTTTTGAAAAAAAGTATGAATTATTATTGGAGCTCAGTGACCGCATAGATTACGTTGTTTTGGATACAACTCAGTTATTGCCGGACATTTTCAGAATGAATAACCGGAGTGGTGTTGTTCCTCTCGAATGGCATTTCCAAAAACCGGTTTCGTACGCTCCGACTCTTGACACCTATATGATCGAACACCGGCCATCTCTTTGGTACAACGCCGTTGACGGATTGCGGCTTGGTTACCGTTTTAAAGGAAAATGGGAAACCGATGAGCATCAGACTTTGCTGGGGCTATATTCCGGAACAGCGAGTCAAACACCGGATTTCGAGTTCAGTTACTCTACGCCTGTGTATGCGCTGGGTTCACAAACGCGTTTACATGCCAATACGTACCGAATGGAAGGACGAACGGAAACGAAACTTTCTTTAAGTCGCCGTTTGTTCGGCCGTTTTTATAATGATCCGCCAATCAATGTGATTGAAATCGGGTCAAGATTCGGCAGATTTTTCAATTCAGATTATTTGCCTCGCAGCATCGGATGGGATAAAGGATGGGTCAACACATTATGGATATCATGGTCGCGTCAACCTCAATTGTATCGGAGCTCATTTTTTCAAATCAACCTGGAGTCGAGTACCCTAGCATCCGAATGGAGTTTTTCGAAAATTCAATTTTCGTACTCGGTACCTTTAATTCTTAAGAAAAATTATTTGTCACTGGAATCACGAATATTTGCCGGTTATGGTACGGGTAATATACCGATCCAGGATCAATTTTATTTATCCGGAGCTTCCCCGCGCCAAATGTTTAATGATAAATTCTACCGATCCCGCGGAACTTTGCCGGCGTGGGGTTGGCAGCGACAAAACGATGGTACACGCCATGTGTATTTTGACGGAGAAGGCAGCATGTCGGGATATCACGATGCTAATTTCAGCGGCCGTCGGATCTGGGTGAATAATTTTAATTTATATTTTATCAATCCTTTCAAATTATTCACCGAAAAAAATCTTTACGCATTTTTAGAATCTGAAACTTACTTGTTTGCGGACGGCGGTTTGGTGTGGAATTACGACAAAGAACTGAAAAAAGATCTGAAAGATTTGTATCGAATGGATGCAGGATGGGGATTTAAATATACGCCTGTGTGGATTCCGTCGTGGTGGGGCAACTATACGCTGCAATTAGAATTTCCGGTTTGGGTGAGTGATCCGAACGCCAATGGTAAAAATCGTGAATGGGATTGGCGCTGGCTGATCGGATTGGACCATCATTTTTAGGAGTTTTTGCAATGCAAACCGCTACTACGCATTTTCGAATCAATTTTTTTAAATCGTTGTTCACGATCTGGGTTAAAAAAATTTCATTACGTTATTGGTGCAGGCAGTGCGGATCCAATCAACATGTTTCTATCCAATATGGAGAGACGTATCCGCAGTTCGAATGTGACCATTGTCATACCAAGAATATCATCAACCTTAAATATCGTTAAGCTACCATATTATTATGATCATCGGTTGACGGTTATATCAATCAGAGCGATTGTGTTTCCAAAAAACCGTAAAATGTGAAATATTCTCAAACCTAACGCGTTGCATTTAGTTAATTAATCCATTTATGGCTGACATAATAGATTCGTAGAGCGCTCCCGGAATATTGCAACGAGGATTAACGGCTTTGATTATGGCTGAAATGAAGCAGGATACGTTTTTTTCAATTATCATTCCGGTATTTAATGAAGCTTCGATCATAGGTTCAGCGATCAACAACCATTGTCGTCTGAATAACGTTGAAATCATCGTATCGGATGGCGGCAGTGAAGATAATACCGTTGCAATTGCAAAAGAATTTTCGGGCCGATATTCCAATGTTATAATCACGTTTTCACCAAAAGGGCGTGGCGTTCAAATGAATACCGGAGCCCAAAAAGCTCTGGGAGAATGGTTGATTTTTCTGCACGCTGATACATTTCTGCCCGATGAATCCTTCCAAGTGATGGTTAACCATATTGCGGATAACCAGGAAACCCATGCAGGCGCTTTTACGTTACGACTGGATCATGAAGGTTTTTTTTACCGGTATATGGAGTTTTATGCGGCGTGGCGCTGTAGACTGATCAAACTGCCTTTTGGCGATCACGGATTTTTTATCCGTAGATCGGTTTTTGAAGAACTAGGCGGTTTTCGCAGCGACTTTCCGGTCATGGAAGATGTGGAAATGATACACCGTTTAAAGCGACAATATCCGCTTGTCATGCTCGATGCGCCGGTATTTTCATCTGTTCGCCGTTTCGAAAAAGACGGCCGATGGAACCGTTCCCTGACTAATTTATTAGTACAAAGTTGCTATTTTTTTGGAATACACCCAAGAAAGCTTGTTCAATTATACAACAAAGAAATCTGATAAGATATCTGTTTTAGAATTGTAACAACCGTTTTAACGTGCTTCGGTTATTACATAATTCACGAAGACAACACAGCAGAAAGAAGTCACATGTTGGTTCTCATTTTATTGAGCGTTTTTTTTCTGGCCTATTCTAATGGCGCGAACGATAACTTTAAAGGCGTTGCAACGCTTTTTGGAAGCGGGACGACGGATTATAAAAAAGCTATTCGGTGGGCGACAATTACGACTGCGTTAGGTTCAGTGGCATCTTTGTTTTTTGCGGAATCGCTTGTCAGGAATTTTTCAGGCAAAGGTTTAGTACCTGAAAGTATTGTTACGATGCCGGAATTTGCAGCCGCAGTTGCCATCGGTGCGGCAGCAACGGTGATGCTAGCTACTGTGATCGGCATGCCCGTTTCGACCACACATGGTCTCGTTGGTGCTCTGGCAGGAAGCGGTGTTGTAGCCGTGGGATTGGAATTCAATTTCCAGAAACTTGGATCAACTTTTTTTCTTCCGCTGATAGTGAGTCCGTTAATTTCAGCTGTGATATGCCTGGTTGCCTATTTGATTTTTAAAAAAATCCGTATTTCAGCGGGCATTGAAAAAACAAGCTGTGCATGTATCGGCGAAGAAAATCCGGCTTTTGCATTTCAGCTGGCCGCCTTTACAACGATAAATGGAACAGCATCAGGTAAACTTTCGTTAAAAGTTGACTCACAGGAAAATTGCCGGGAGCAGTATATCGGTAGATTTATCGGCGTCAGTGCGCAAACGCTGCTTGATTTTGCCCATTTTTTTACGGCCGGCGTCGTTTGTTTTGCACGCGGCCTCAACGACATACCCAAGATCGCAGGATTATTATTGCTCATCAATACCCTCAATCTGAATCACGATATAATGTTAATTACGATTGCGGTAGTGCTTGGTGGCTGGCTGAACGCACGCAAAGTGGCGGAAACAATGAGCAAAAAAATCACTACGATGAACGATGGGCAAGGTTTTACCGCCAATCTTGTCACTTCGGTATTAGTTACAACAGCCAGTGTGCACGGGCTTCCGGTGTCGACGACGCACGTGTCGGTCGGCTCGCTCTTTGGGATTGGAATGATCACTGGCAAGACTAACTGGAGCATTGTCCGTGACATTGCGTTTTCGTGGATACTCACACTGCCGTTGGCGGCTTTTCTGGGCGCGACTGCCTATTGGATTATCGTTAATTTCTAATAGTGGATGCAAATGAGAAAACTTT is drawn from bacterium and contains these coding sequences:
- a CDS encoding TIGR04283 family arsenosugar biosynthesis glycosyltransferase, encoding MAEMKQDTFFSIIIPVFNEASIIGSAINNHCRLNNVEIIVSDGGSEDNTVAIAKEFSGRYSNVIITFSPKGRGVQMNTGAQKALGEWLIFLHADTFLPDESFQVMVNHIADNQETHAGAFTLRLDHEGFFYRYMEFYAAWRCRLIKLPFGDHGFFIRRSVFEELGGFRSDFPVMEDVEMIHRLKRQYPLVMLDAPVFSSVRRFEKDGRWNRSLTNLLVQSCYFFGIHPRKLVQLYNKEI
- a CDS encoding inorganic phosphate transporter translates to MLVLILLSVFFLAYSNGANDNFKGVATLFGSGTTDYKKAIRWATITTALGSVASLFFAESLVRNFSGKGLVPESIVTMPEFAAAVAIGAAATVMLATVIGMPVSTTHGLVGALAGSGVVAVGLEFNFQKLGSTFFLPLIVSPLISAVICLVAYLIFKKIRISAGIEKTSCACIGEENPAFAFQLAAFTTINGTASGKLSLKVDSQENCREQYIGRFIGVSAQTLLDFAHFFTAGVVCFARGLNDIPKIAGLLLLINTLNLNHDIMLITIAVVLGGWLNARKVAETMSKKITTMNDGQGFTANLVTSVLVTTASVHGLPVSTTHVSVGSLFGIGMITGKTNWSIVRDIAFSWILTLPLAAFLGATAYWIIVNF